In Desulfovibrio aminophilus, a genomic segment contains:
- a CDS encoding inorganic phosphate transporter: protein MPDPLVLLIGVVIVALVFDFTNGAHDSANAIATIVSTKVLSPRTAVFMAAALNLAGAFIGTKVAHTIGSGIVHPDMVRGCQALTLAALGGAILWNLLTWYLGLPSSSSHALIGGLMGAAVAYRGFGTLHYLSIIEKILLPLVLSPLAGFLAGYALMLGLSWAFHNATPRGVNHSFRRLQIASSALMATSHGMNDAQKTMGIITLALFVGHEIPDLTVPFWVKLACAMAMAMGTAMGGWKIVKTMGHKIFKLEAVHGFAAETSAAMVITGASLIGAPISTTHTISTAVLGVGSSKRLSAVRWGIAGNMVVAWILTLPCSAIMAWLIFEVLGLLGLTAVAAPGI from the coding sequence ATGCCTGATCCTCTCGTTCTGCTCATCGGCGTCGTGATCGTGGCCCTGGTCTTCGACTTCACCAACGGCGCGCACGACTCGGCCAACGCCATCGCCACCATCGTCTCCACCAAGGTTCTCTCGCCGAGGACCGCGGTGTTCATGGCCGCCGCGCTCAACCTGGCCGGAGCCTTCATCGGCACCAAGGTGGCCCACACCATCGGCTCGGGCATCGTGCACCCGGACATGGTCCGGGGCTGCCAGGCCCTGACCTTGGCAGCCCTGGGCGGGGCCATCCTCTGGAACCTGCTCACCTGGTACCTGGGCCTGCCCTCCTCGTCCTCCCACGCCCTCATCGGCGGGCTCATGGGCGCGGCCGTGGCCTACCGGGGCTTCGGCACCCTGCACTACCTGTCCATCATCGAAAAAATCCTCCTGCCCCTCGTGCTCTCGCCCCTGGCGGGCTTCCTGGCCGGGTACGCGCTCATGCTCGGGCTCTCCTGGGCCTTCCACAACGCCACCCCGCGAGGGGTGAACCACTCCTTCCGAAGGCTCCAGATCGCCTCCTCTGCCCTGATGGCCACCAGCCACGGCATGAACGACGCCCAGAAGACCATGGGCATCATCACCCTGGCCCTGTTCGTGGGCCACGAGATTCCCGACCTGACCGTGCCGTTCTGGGTCAAGCTGGCCTGCGCCATGGCCATGGCCATGGGCACGGCAATGGGCGGCTGGAAGATCGTCAAGACCATGGGCCACAAGATATTCAAGCTGGAGGCCGTGCACGGCTTCGCTGCCGAAACCTCGGCGGCCATGGTCATCACCGGTGCCTCGCTCATCGGCGCGCCCATCAGCACGACCCACACCATCTCCACCGCCGTGCTCGGCGTGGGCTCGTCCAAGCGCCTCTCGGCCGTGCGCTGGGGCATCGCCGGAAACATGGTCGTGGCCTGGATCCTGACCCTGCCCTGCTCGGCCATCATGGCCTGGCTCATCTTCGAAGTGCTCGGCCTGCTCGGCCTCACCGCCGTGGCGGCCCCGGGAATTTGA